TTTAGTCAAGTAAGGCTGTATTTTGCTCGAAAAGTAGGTGGAAAGGGAGTGCTTTGATGCTGTACCACAATAGTTGGTTGCggaaaaaagagtgatcaactGCCCTTGGGCAAATCTTTCAAATCCATCCATAACGCATTCATGAGCTCTAATGATAAGTCGCAATTTGTTCTTCTTACAGAAATCTGTGACTCTGTCGGGCTGCAACACATCATAATCGATCAAACAGAGCAGCCACAAGTAAGAGTGCAGTATTTTACTTCATACACTAAGAAACAGAACACAAAAAGACTTATCCTCGTGTCCATGAAAAATCATAAACGGGAACAAAAGCATCAGAAGAGGTAGGCTGCACTCATTTCAAGTGTGAAATCACAAGATCATTTCATATTAACAGGAAAAAAGTTTGATAATCAGTAGTTAATTTACACTAGAAAACAAAAAAGCTCGCAAACTGGATTGAGCCATTAGCATTCATGAAATCGTTTTACTGCTGTATACCCCAAATGTTACAAGGCCAGGTCCTCTTGCATTTGGTCTCAAGCCCTCTATGCTATCATTTTCGGTGGGATCAGACCTGAAAAACAGGAATAATATTAGAAGGCAAGGGATATCGTCAATCGCATCAAATGAAGATACACATACCATAACAAATCCATTAGCACTATTGACCCCGCATCCATGGTTATGGGCCTCTCTAGTTTCTCTATTTGTTCGACAAAATTGATTGACCTCCCTATGCCACCATGCATACAGATAATCTTTTTCTCTATTAGTGCAGCAAGAGGAAGATAATTAAACAACTGATTGAAACGAGTCCAAGCCCAGATCCCATCACTTTCTCCCTGCACGAGTATCAATGACCCTTAGCTAAACATTGAAAAATCTACAACTAAAATTTGTTCTGCACTTGTGCATACCATTCTTTCAATACATTCAATTCTAAAACCAAAGAGTGCATTGATGTCAGCAGCTTCATGGTTGCCACGAATAAGGTGAACGTTCTCCGGATACTCAATCTAAGATTCAACAAAAATGACATTGGGGTGAACATGCAATATATCGAAGAATAATTGAGCTACTCAAAGTCAGAACTTGCCTTAAGAGCAAGGAGCAATACGATGGTTTCCAAGCTGTGTTGTCCACGATCAACATAGTCTCCCAGAAACAAATAGTCAATATATCTGAAACAGGAAATTATGGTTAAATGACTACACAAGAAAATTCAACGATTAGTCACTGACAAAGTAAACAAGGAAAAGCATGTTAGTAGTTAATTGTAATGAAATCCCACCAGGGACACAAAACTAGGAATTCACAACAATGTTTTCTCGCATTTGTAAAGAATAGAGATCATAAGTGGTCAAAGAACAATATGTTGGTGGATCCTGATATCAAAGAACTGATGACAGACATCAGGATCATCATCAtcagtaattaaaaaaaaggtcCAGGAAGCCCGGTCAGAAAATTTGATACAATTCCAGCTCGAAGGGCATTTATACAAAAGAATGTACATCACCTAATAAGGGAAAGATGTCGGTGCAGAAATTTGGTACTGGCTAGGATTAGACAAATTTGATGCAGAATAAATTTTTACAAGACGTTAATCCATCTCAAATGACCCCAATCTATGTTTTTAAAAAGCAGAAAACTCTCCATAAAGCACTAATCTTAACTCAGAGGTGGAGATCGGCAGACTTGTTGTATCTAAGTGTTCATCCTTGAGAATGACTAAAATATATTCTAGCAAACAAGATCACATGACCAGAAGTTGAATTTTTCACAAAGCTGAAATGCTTATCATATGCTACATGTTGAATCAAACCTTGAGCATCACAAGAAGCTTACGTGATATCTCCTGCAGTGGAAGGAAAACCGTACTCATCAAACAGTCTCATCAGATCACCAAACTGGCCATGAAGATCCCCAAATAATTTAACAGGAGCTTTAAGTTGAAGAACTGTTGGCTCATTCATGAATAGCTGCTCGGAAGCATAACAAAGCTCACCAACTTCATATGAGTCCAGAAAGAACTTTCTGTTTGCCGGAGGCTTCCAGTTTCGAGGCCTAAGCAAAGTTGATATTACCTGCCACATATACATCACTATCACAAGTCCATGGGAGAACGAAGCACAATTCTAGTCTTCGGTACAACTTTAAGTTTCAAGAAGCTGGATAATTAAGACAAAAAAATCTGGAACACTTGCCTTTTTATGCAAGCCTTCAGGAGATTTCTGTCTAATAAACTTTTTGGTAGGGTGGGACAGTTCATTAAATGAAGGAATCATTCGTCTACTTTCATTTTCAAATTGATCCAAAGACAACTGCCTAATCATACCCCCCAAGTTCCCTACGGTTTCTTTTGCAACTACAACCTGTagcattgaaaataatcaactCAGACGGCTTTGAATTGTGTGCATCATTTTCTATAAACAACGAGAAAGGACCAAACCGCTCTAGGGTGAAGGCGAACATCAGCCTCGGTATCACTGCCATCAGAAGTCAGTTCTGCAGCTTGTGAATTATCATCCGATAAGGATGTTTCTTCAGGATTGCTTGATGCTGCCTGTGCTGCTTGCCAGATGGCATTAGCAACCTCAGCCTCAGCAGTTGATGCTTCTGCCAGTTTCTCCAAAGAATTTTTATCCTCACTATATGCAAATAGCAATATTTAGCAATAAACTTCATATAAACCACATGAAGACAAAAGGAATTGGAATCAACCTCCAACCACCAAATGAAGGTGTCTCAGGTGTTCCATCCGAAGCTAGTTTAGTGGGAAATAGAGCTACATTCAGATGGTTTGATACTCTCTCTGACGGTGACACTGGGTATTGGATCTCTGATTGAAAATGAGAATTTTCTGCAACCACAAAATCATCTAAAAGAACATCTGCAACACAAAATTAAAACCCATGTAATCGTAGATAAATACAAATGGAAGGAAGTAATACATGCAAAATTGAAATCAACGAGGCTTATATTAAAATCAAGATTTGTTTCTTATCTTCGTTGGTCCAGACAAAAAGGTGTAAGCGTGAAAGCAATCCTTAATATAAACAGAGGCCAATTATCATCTCAGATTCGGTCGTCGAAAATCATTTACAACCATGTCGACAAAATGAAAACattaattttaagaaattgttgcaTGGTTTTGTTTCACAGAAGATGCAAATAGGTTTATATCACTTCAAGCATTCTATGGTTGGAATGATAACCAAATTCTACATAAACAGATGTCTCGTAAGTGGCCATGGCTGGTTTTACTACTAAAAAGAGAAATCCTTTTGATCAGGAGCAATTGCCTGATCATTTGTAAGGATGAAAGCAAAAGGAACAAATTATTTTCTTAGAATTTTGCTGAAAACTTTTAGGTTTATGAGCCAATATGAAATTAAAGTGATCCATGGAAGCACCACATGTCATCAGAATCACATAAACCCGTAAAGGATATTAATCCACTtccaaaatatatgaaaaataatcgATATCATCAACACACTGCATTTTAACACAAATGGAGGGCTGTGATGAATCTTCAATGCATGAAAAAGAGAGATTGTGCTGCTAAATGAGAATGTTACCTCCTTTTAAACCACCATAAATATATATCCGTACACCAACAGAAGCAGCAGCGTGGCGACATCGACGCATAGCCTCCAAAGAGGGATCAAGCTCAGTGTATTTGTTGCCTCGTGAAGTCACTACCCCGTTCCTGTCAAGCCAAACTCCGGCTGCAGTGTCCAAAACTTCAGAGAAAAAGAGCATACAAAGGTGAGGATAATCTTCATCTAACTGAGCTCAAACTTTTACAactaataaatgaaaaataatcgCCACCAAAAGTTACCTGCAATCGCTGCATCACCTTCAACTGCTCGTCCACCCCTAACAACACCCCCAGTAACATGCAATCTTGCACCAACAAAAACCTGATAAGGGAAAGTTCATAATCAATGAAGAGTAAGCAGCAAAAAGTGAAGTGAGTGCATCAACACGAACAACCGATTGTGATCCAAACTCTGAATTTATCCTGCAGTATTGTAGAGCCTTTATATCCTCTTCCATGGATAAAGCAAAACCAAAAGCacttatattattaaaaagCGAAACATTCATTAAGCTTTTTATTCATTAAGGCCCAACCAAGCCTAAGTCGGGCGGTTGACTCTTAAGTGAAATATTATTCTGaaaatgtttaaatttaaaCCCAAACATAAGTAATCGCAGATTTGATagaacaaagtccatggagattAAAATTTGTATACCCTGAACACTTCTTTTATGTACTAGCAAAGAAAATAATAACCAGGTCAGTAAACTCCATTTTCTCTTAAATCAAATGAATGACCAATTCAACATAGAAGTAGATCACACCAGAGTTCAGATGAACCCAAACAAATGATAAGGATGAACTGTGAACAACAAGAAATGTGGGTTGCTGAAGTGAGAAAGCAATCTATCTTCTAATTTATTACTTACCGCAGCATGTTGATACCTTGGCGAAGGTGACACTCCTGGGGCGAGAGTCCATTCCCACTGACCATTTCGATGCATGAGTAGTCCATAAGCATCAGCAAGTGGCTGTACAGATGTACATTCAACTGACAGCCTCAGTCAAAAGTATCCAATGACATAGGCGTCAATTACCATAAAAAGCTATAGTTTCTAACTAGATAAATAATTAGTAGGTACAATCAGAGAACTAACACAGCATAGAATGACAGAGGATTTGCCAAATGGATGTATGGATGTCTGACAGGGCGAGAACTTCACAAATTAATTACTTGCACTTATTTGACAATTTCACACAGCATATGGAAAGAAATTCCATATTGTCACAACGAAAGAAATTTGCTGAGACAAAAAATGAGTACATCCACCATCAAGcagcatttatttaaattgcaagTCAGTGATGCTAGTTTCTTTCCATGTTTGAAGATCTAATAAATAGTTAAAGACTTGGTCACCAGATGGGAATTCAAAACAAAGACTTCACATATCAATGAGAACCATTTATCATACCGTGCCCGAAGAATCCCTTCCCCCACAAAGTAGAAACATTCCATCAGATCGAGCACTGGCAGTTGCATACCTACAGAAAACAACCATGTAATTctattatctatatataaaaGAAGTAAAATCTAAATGCATATGAAGAAGACATGATTCCCAAGCCATTGACTTCACCATGAGAATAACAAGGCCAAAGATTCTTAAAGTAGTTGAAAGAAACATGACAACGGTTATAAGTTCATGATACTTGTATCGGAAATATCAATCAACCCCACAATCAAGATTCAAGGAATTATGATTCTAGCAATCAAGTATTAAGTTTGACACAACCAAAAGATTAAGGTATCAGAAATCACGGATCTTGTTTCCTAAAATCAGGGAttgcttattttatttttcttcctttaagtttttattcattaagtagTATGATATCTTTTAGCTATaatgtgaatgaaaaatcatTGAACTTATATTGCATCACATTTTTTGCCCCTTAAATTCATGATAACAAAACAAGATTAGCAGTATAAAGCGTTGATTTATGTTGAGGAAGAGTGACTACCATTGGTGGAGAGTCGAGCAAGTAACATGTAATCCCAGTTACCGTAGTAGGGGAAATATTGTTATTTGGGGATGAATTTGTTAAGGGTAAATGgttatgttgaaaattaatgACAAATCACAAGAAGTTAGTGAAATGGAGTTTAAAGTTTGAACAGAGTATCCAAACGTACGATTCAAATCTCATAATATTCGTCCAAACTTGACTCTTATTCTATGCTCTGACTTGAGGGCGAGTGTAGGATATATCAACCAACTCATAATCAATGGATTTCAATCCTTATCAATTATCATGTTGGTCACAAATCAAAGGATTGTTGTGGTATCAAAAAACAGTAtcacttattttattttcagtCAATTAAGTATTTATTTCCTTAATAGGTAATATCAATTGTAATGAATAAGTGTATCAACAAAGTAATGAAGATTATCATTTCCTCCCATCTTTTCTAACAACTAGTAACAAATGCACAAGCATCCAAGGATgtatttaaaagatatgatgAGGACAGCAGACTCGTCTAAATTTTCATTTCCCATAAGCAAGTAACAcatgaaaaatgttaatttccttcagcaaaaaaaaggaaaaacaaacaGAAAATACCTCCACTCAGGAGAGAGGAAAACAGGCAAGGAATTACAGAATTACATTACTGCACAAATTCATAGTTTTAATAATCAAAGAGAAGAAACACCAAAGGGAGGAAGGATAAACACGAGTTTATATAGATATTTTAgggatttattttataatatttgtattaatttgtCATTTATATCCCGTATTTTGTgcttatttcatgaaattttatgttgtttttaGGTTTGGCCACAATTTGGAAAAAAACTTAGATATGGGGATGAGGTCGTCAAACTAAGCGATATCACATAGGAAATTTTGGAACTTTTGCATCATTTACCACATGATGGATAGGGTTTTGAAGCTTCGGAGAGGAGACTTCAAGGAGTGCAAGAACACATTCCTAATTCGCTGACatttctttcctttttattAATTAAGTTTACTTTTCTGGGTTGCAAACATTAGTTCTAACTTTTGTTTGAACTTTATGGAGTAGATTTTTAATACTAATAGGCTGTGACAAGTTATGTTTTGacgatttaattttaattcagtcttattttttatttcaatttattgTTGATGTTTAATTAACATGTATGAATTTAATCTGGCCAATTACATTGTATAACACGATGTTTAATCTAAAAGACTAAAACTGGAAATCGATCGACTAATTTTAGCTTCATAATGTACAtaaaatcgactaaaaatagaATTTAATTTCTACATTTTATTTCAGGTTGAAAAACTGAAAATCCATAGAGACTAATACGGTtagatctaattaaattcaaatagaaataatttaactattaaatttaattaggattaTTTTTCTAGGAATCGATTAATAAATTAACTACGGAATATTGTCGTGAATTGGGcaattaatttattgaatttaaattgACATGTGGAATATAAATTAGTTCAGTAATGACCTTTAGTCGTTTTCATGAATTCAAATTTCCCTCTAAAGCAATTTCCCTGCTCTCGATTATAAATTGTtgcatcattttattttattttgttcaatccagtttaattaaatatatatcatgGTCCTAGTATTTTAATATTGATCTCTGTGAGAACCTTCCTCAacctcaaaaatatttattataacttGACCTAGTGTACTTGCAAATTAATTTTAACTAGAATTATCAGTCCAGGAACACGGAGAGCTACATGTCTATTGTCACAAAAGCTCTTTCGGGAATCAAAAAGCCAAAGCTTTAAAAAGATACAGGGCACAACTCCTCAGGCAATCATCTTAGTCATCAAATTAACAGAAAACAATGATCaagaaaaaatttcattttgtaaTTGAAAAACAAGCTAGTGACTAGAAATATACAAAATCAACGGTACATCATATGACTCAGAATTTGTAATTGAAAAACATGATAGTGACTAGAAACATACAAACTCAACGGTACATCACATGACTCAGAAAGCTAACGCAACTCACATTCTAGCAGATGGTCTATCACCTTCCGGATTAAGCCTCTTCCATGAATATGGCTTCTGTGCAGTGTCCAAAACCCATGCATCTGATAGCACTCGTTTACCTGTAGAAAATAAGAGCTTTGTTACACGTAGTGTCAACTAATAGGCACAAGCCAAAATCTGCCAAACATGAGTTAACTTGTTCGATTAGAAGGTGCTAAGTACCAAGAACAAACAGCGTAAAACTAttataaggaaaaaaattcaaaccagAACTAAAATTGCGAAAGTTAGGTCAGAAAAAAGAGTGCGAAGGAGATGTCACACTCTAAACTGGCTACCACCGTAATATTTGAACTAGTATTACAGTTATTGCAACATCGGAACATCCTAATCCTAGAAACACGTTCCTGATCTAACTACAGAGAATCTTACAGGGGATCTTAAGGCGTGCCATCAAATGTGTAATTCTTTGGGCATTGATTGGTAGCACAAGAGCAGCAAACTGAGAGGGGGCTCTCTGCTATAGAGTTAGGAAAGAATATGTTATTCTAATGATTGATTGATGCTTTGTCATCTGTACCAGCAGTAACTTTTAAAAACATCGAATTCATATGATGGATAAAATAGGTGATTCCAAAGGGTAATGAGACCATACATGATCATTGCAATTGAACTTGACAAATTTAATGGGCTTAGAAGTAAGAAAACGGAACTGttaattagtattattattattgttattattattgttatta
The window above is part of the Primulina huaijiensis isolate GDHJ02 unplaced genomic scaffold, ASM1229523v2 scaffold24871, whole genome shotgun sequence genome. Proteins encoded here:
- the LOC140967255 gene encoding serine/threonine-protein phosphatase BSL1-like; amino-acid sequence: MGSKPWLYPAPTYRSLETYWDIDDDAPGPRCGHTLTAVAATKTRGPRLILFGGATAIEGGDGGAPGIRLDGVTNSVHSYDVLTRKWTRLRPAGEPPAPRAAHAAAAVGTMVVFQGGIGPAGHSTDDIYVLDLTNDKFKWHRVVVQGEGPGPRYGHVMDLVAQRYLVTVTGNDGKRVLSDAWVLDTAQKPYSWKRLNPEGDRPSARMYATASARSDGMFLLCGGRDSSGTPLADAYGLLMHRNGQWEWTLAPGVSPSPRYQHAAVFVGARLHVTGGVVRGGRAVEGDAAIAVLDTAAGVWLDRNGVVTSRGNKYTELDPSLEAMRRCRHAAASVGVRIYIYGGLKGDVLLDDFVVAENSHFQSEIQYPVSPSERVSNHLNVALFPTKLASDGTPETPSFGGWSEDKNSLEKLAEASTAEAEVANAIWQAAQAASSNPEETSLSDDNSQAAELTSDGSDTEADVRLHPRAVVVAKETVGNLGGMIRQLSLDQFENESRRMIPSFNELSHPTKKFIRQKSPEGLHKKVISTLLRPRNWKPPANRKFFLDSYEVGELCYASEQLFMNEPTVLQLKAPVKLFGDLHGQFGDLMRLFDEYGFPSTAGDITYIDYLFLGDYVDRGQHSLETIVLLLALKIEYPENVHLIRGNHEAADINALFGFRIECIERMGESDGIWAWTRFNQLFNYLPLAALIEKKIICMHGGIGRSINFVEQIEKLERPITMDAGSIVLMDLLWSDPTENDSIEGLRPNARGPGLVTFGPDRVTDFCKKNKLRLIIRAHECVMDGFERFAQGQLITLFSATNYCGTANNAGAILVVGRGLVIVPKLIHPLPPPIQSPEASPERGTEETWMQELNIQRPPTPTRGRPQPDHDRSSLAYI